The genomic stretch TTGAAAAGATTAAAAGTTGTGTAATTATTGTTTTTGGGGTTAAATTAGgaatttttctagggtttgtatgAAAGTTTGATGCTTTATTgatttatgttttgtttttgatcAATAGTTTGATTATATGATATGTGGGTTTGATTTTTAGTTGATAATTAGGGTAAGGCTGCGTATATCCGACTCCCCCTTACCTTGCAATTTGCGGGAGCGATTGAGTTACTGATAGTTAGGGTAGAAAGTTCAAATCTTTTATATGAGTTTGTTTTTAATGAATTTATAGGTTGTACTATTGCTAATTGTAATTATTGTTTGTGTTTTCAATAGAGTATATAAAGGGTTTACGAACGCGATAAATTACTGTGCAGCAAGATTTGGGTAAACTAAAGCTTGTTGTTGGTGTATCAAATTGCATTTTTTGTTGTTGGGAAAGATAATGGGTTTGTGTTGATAGCTCAAGTTGAGTAGTCTGGGGTTAAATTTTCGTGTTGAGGAGGGGGAAAATAGGCCTGGCTTTAAAGAGTTATCTGGATTCTAGCCATCAAGGGACGGTGCCGCTCATGGCGCCTTCTCGGATGGCTGGAGGACTCTCACAATCTTCAGCAACTTCTGGTATTTTTTTCCAAGGAGATGCACAGTCTCAGAATGTAATCAACTCTCATTTGAGTTCGTCTTTTGGGAATTCTGCCAATTCGATTTCTGGAACAGGGCGTTCGAATCTAGGGTCGGGTTACGGAGACGTGGCTCTGAACAGTGGGCCAAGTGCTGGTGCTGGTGCTGGGCCTAGTTCATTGGTAACTGATGCAAACTCAGCCTTCTCAGGAGGACCACAGTTGCAAAGAAGTGCGAGCATTAACGGTGAGTCGTACATAAGGTTGCCAGCGTCACCAATGTCATTTACATCCAATAATAATATCAGTGTCTCTGGGTCATCTGTGATAGATGGACCCACAGGTGTACAACATGGTTCTCACCATGATCCTAATTCTCAACAAGGAGGTCCGGGTGGGTCATCACTGCCCGACTCACAAATGGGCCAACACTTGGTTAACATGGGCCCAAGACGCCAAAACTCTTTCATTCAAGATCCCATGAATTCACCCCACCTCCAGAAAAAGCCACGGCTAGATATCAAGCAAGAAGACATGATTCAACAGCAAGTTTTGCAGCAAATCCTTCAGAGGCAGGACCCAATGCAATTGCAAAACTCTAATCCACAACTACAGGCCATCCTTCAGCAACAGAGGTTACGGCAACAACAACAGATGTTGCAGTCTATGTCGCCAATGCAAAGGGTTCAAAtacaacagcagcaacaacagcAACAGCAACATCATCAGCAGCAGCaataccaacaacaacaacaacagttgAGACAACAACTTCAGCAACAAAGCATGCAGCAAATGGCTGCCATGAAGAACCCATATGATACTGGGGGTGTATGTGCCAGACGTTTGATGCAGTACCTCTATCATCAGCGGCAACGACCAgctgtatgttttttttttgccttgatgGATTATGTTGTCATTTTGATGATATCTTGCATTtaactattttattttattattaccaATAACTCTTTGTTATCTGGCTTTGGGATAAATTGACTCACGTAGCTTTGTTTGCTGCTTGTACCATGAAGCTGCAGACTGTCTTTTTGGTCTATAAACCACTATCTTTGTTTATAGCGCATGCTTAAGGCTGTGTACATCCAACACCCTTATCTCAGCATAGACAAGAGAGTTTGAGGTGTTGGGGTACTGTTGCTGTATTTGGTAATAGATGTGCTTTGTGCTGCCAGGCTTATTTAGTGAGTGTGTTAACAGGAAAATACTATTGCTTATTGGAGGAAATTTGTTGCGGAATATTATGCTCCTCGTGCTAAGAAAAGGTGGTGCCTGTCTTTATATGAAAATGTCGGACACCATGCATTAGGAGTTTTTCCTCAAGCATCCATGGTAAGTCATTCCAtctctatttccttttttttttcttctactTAAGCCGAACTTTGGTTCAACTTTAATGCAACAGGATAGTTGCGTGCTATAGATATTACTTTGCACCTTGGCTTGTTTTCCTAATTTTGCTTCTTGCATGAAATAGGATGCATGGCACTGTGACGTATGTGGGTCAAAATCTGGAAGGGGTTTCGGTAAGTTGTACTATACTCTACATCAATGCTTTTATCCTAGTTCTTATATATCTTGTTGCTATGGTACTCGTAAATAACTGTATCTTTAATAAGCACTTGAAATGATTCTGCAGGTATTGCTTAGGAAGATTATATGATGTTTCTTGTTCTTTTCAATATTATACACATGTCACCTACATCACTGTAAAATAGCTTATTTCAGCAAATTATCTAAATATCCCATTTTGCAATAGTCACTACTTATGGCTCTTGACGTGTCTGGTAAAGGTGATCATTTTcttctttctcttgggttagtcaACTTATATGCCAATGCCCTTGTTCCTTGGCTTCTTCGGATCTCTTCTCATTTTGAAATTATTGTCTACTTTTAGAGTTTTAGATCTCTCATGGTAAGATAAGAGGAAACTGTAGCTATATTATCTACTCCTAACTGATAGTTTACTGTTGGCAGATTGAAAAGATGAAATTTACTGTTCCATACTATTGAAAGTTAGATGTTGGATTTAATGTGCTAGTGACCTGTCTCTAGAATGACTTATATTTGTTTTTTTCGGTTTTATAACCCTAGGTTTGTTGTATCTGTTTTTACCATCTTAATTAACTTTTACATCTTCACTATCCTTTGATTCCCTACGTCTTAACAGAAGCGACATTTGAAGTACTCCCCCGGCTCAATGAAATTAAATTTGGCAGCGGTGTAATAGATGAGCTTCTATTTGTCGACTTACCTCGTGAGCGTAGATTTGCCAATGGAATAATGATGTTGGAATACGGAAAAGCAGTTCAGGAGAGTGTATATGAGCAACTACGGGTTGTTCGTGAGGGGCAGCTTAGAATAATATTTACTCAGGATTTGAAGGTATGAGGTCATGACATGAGTTTGCAATGGTTTTCACCTTTTCGGAGTTGTTCTTTTGCCTTTTAAAATGTTCTTAAGATCTACCTGTTTTAATTAACAGATCTTATCATGGGACTTCTGTGCACGACGCCACGAGGAGCTGCTTCCAAGGAGGCTGGTGGCGCCCCAGGTATTGTTTTCTGTTTTTAGTTTGATGTCGGTGTACTGTGGCTAATGATTTTCAGTTGTTTTGAATTTCGTTAACTTTTAATGTCTTGGTTAACTAGTGCTAAGGCATATAAGCCAATGCAAAATGGGTCCATTAGAAATACATGGCACCCCGGAACGTCATAAAACAAATTGCTAATGTGCGGTTTGCCTAATTTCGATGTGGAACTATAAATAAATCCAATAATGGCAAACAATTTTTTCTGGGTTGGCCACGGGTCCAATGGCAAGTTTTCTTGCTCAGAATCTGCGTTGCTGACTTGTTGAGCTTCTTTGCTGTGGTTTCCATTTAACATGTATGCGTGCTCCTCCGTTCCTGGTCCATTGGTTGAATTTGTTTTCTATTGATGCTCGCTCTGCTCAAAGGCCAGAGCAACACAGTTTAATGTTTTCGATTTCCCCCTCTCTTTTCCTTTTTGGTGATAGTTGGTCATCCAATTTTGATGTGGCTGCTCATGCATTTTTATCGTGGGTGCCACTTGCCAGTGCCATCTTGTATCTTTGGGTCAAGGGTTACGTGTAACCTCTCTGAGCTTGATAAATTTGTTGCAGAGTGTACATTTTGTGTCTATGCTGGGCAGGCTAAGAGTGTGTTTGATTAAAATTGGAGACTAAGGGGCTAAGGGGAAAGAGAGGGGACCATTTTTCATTGAGGGAGAGAGATCAAACGATTCATTTCTCGTCTCCTATCATAAAGCCGAGCACAATTAGAAAGATTGTACCcctgtttcttcaactcttcaTTTTTGGAGTTGTACCCCTGTTTCGTATTAGCTGTACCGACTGTTACTCCTACGAAACTGTCGAAATCAGCCAAAAAGGGAAATTTGCATGACAAAAGTAAAGGAAGCTACAATGTTTAAGCTTAATTCTcaattttttgtttgttttggagACGTGCACCCACAACCATATCCTCATTTTAGCCAGGGAATGTTCTCTGTCTACTCAACTGAGTTATATCAGACTAAAAGCGATACTTATTGACAGGTAAAACAGCTGCTTCAAGTTGCTCAAAAATGTCAAAGTACGCTATCGGACAGTGGGTCTGAAGGAGTTTCTTCTCAAGATCTTCAAACAAACAGTAATATGTAAGCTTTTGAATCTTTTCCGTAACTTTTCAAAAATTAAAGTATCTAGTAGAACAAAACATAATTGACATCTTTATTTTTGCAACATCGAAATATTTGTTTGCAACAGGGTTGTAACAGCTGGTTGCCAGCTTGCTAAGAGTTTGGAGTTGCAGTCACTTAATGACTTGGGTTTCTCTAAGAGATATGTTAGATGTTTGCAGGTATGTCGGTACTGTCTATTTTCTGCTGATGCTGTTTCCGATTTCAGCTATGTTTTATGCTTTTTCATGTGGTTTGTGACAGATTGCCGAAGTTGTTAATAGCATGAAAGACCTCGTAGATTATTGCCGGGATAATAAAGTCGGACCTATTGGTAACTATTCTCATCTGCTCTAC from Silene latifolia isolate original U9 population chromosome 5, ASM4854445v1, whole genome shotgun sequence encodes the following:
- the LOC141656599 gene encoding putative transcriptional regulator SLK2 isoform X1, whose amino-acid sequence is MAPSRMAGGLSQSSATSGIFFQGDAQSQNVINSHLSSSFGNSANSISGTGRSNLGSGYGDVALNSGPSAGAGAGPSSLVTDANSAFSGGPQLQRSASINGESYIRLPASPMSFTSNNNISVSGSSVIDGPTGVQHGSHHDPNSQQGGPGGSSLPDSQMGQHLVNMGPRRQNSFIQDPMNSPHLQKKPRLDIKQEDMIQQQVLQQILQRQDPMQLQNSNPQLQAILQQQRLRQQQQMLQSMSPMQRVQIQQQQQQQQQHHQQQQYQQQQQQLRQQLQQQSMQQMAAMKNPYDTGGVCARRLMQYLYHQRQRPAENTIAYWRKFVAEYYAPRAKKRWCLSLYENVGHHALGVFPQASMDAWHCDVCGSKSGRGFEATFEVLPRLNEIKFGSGVIDELLFVDLPRERRFANGIMMLEYGKAVQESVYEQLRVVREGQLRIIFTQDLKILSWDFCARRHEELLPRRLVAPQVKQLLQVAQKCQSTLSDSGSEGVSSQDLQTNSNMVVTAGCQLAKSLELQSLNDLGFSKRYVRCLQIAEVVNSMKDLVDYCRDNKVGPIEGLKSYPRHNATPRIPLQRIQEMEQLASIQGLPTDRDTINKLLSMQSGLNNHNTSNNNHNVMSNNRATQSGPGALTNYPNMARQSSFNSTPHSLHQEASSSLNNSNQGPSMFQGAQQSHGSQHYPPQRSLSSNGLLQGPQPGGNQQSSQSPSLQQQMIQQLLQDVASNNAGGPQKSFSAGPASGGLGHANNARPATPSGSSNVPGVEGPTLSKSNSFRSPSNNDAASSAGGGTNSGFNQKIPDVPQKLHLTDDMVSDLPHDFSENGFFGDDLDDSLGYDWKS
- the LOC141656599 gene encoding putative transcriptional regulator SLK2 isoform X2 codes for the protein MAPSRMAGGLSQSSATSGIFFQGDAQSQNVINSHLSSSFGNSANSISGTGRSNLGSGYGDVALNSGPSAGAGAGPSSLVTDANSAFSGGPQLQRSASINDGPTGVQHGSHHDPNSQQGGPGGSSLPDSQMGQHLVNMGPRRQNSFIQDPMNSPHLQKKPRLDIKQEDMIQQQVLQQILQRQDPMQLQNSNPQLQAILQQQRLRQQQQMLQSMSPMQRVQIQQQQQQQQQHHQQQQYQQQQQQLRQQLQQQSMQQMAAMKNPYDTGGVCARRLMQYLYHQRQRPAENTIAYWRKFVAEYYAPRAKKRWCLSLYENVGHHALGVFPQASMDAWHCDVCGSKSGRGFEATFEVLPRLNEIKFGSGVIDELLFVDLPRERRFANGIMMLEYGKAVQESVYEQLRVVREGQLRIIFTQDLKILSWDFCARRHEELLPRRLVAPQVKQLLQVAQKCQSTLSDSGSEGVSSQDLQTNSNMVVTAGCQLAKSLELQSLNDLGFSKRYVRCLQIAEVVNSMKDLVDYCRDNKVGPIEGLKSYPRHNATPRIPLQRIQEMEQLASIQGLPTDRDTINKLLSMQSGLNNHNTSNNNHNVMSNNRATQSGPGALTNYPNMARQSSFNSTPHSLHQEASSSLNNSNQGPSMFQGAQQSHGSQHYPPQRSLSSNGLLQGPQPGGNQQSSQSPSLQQQMIQQLLQDVASNNAGGPQKSFSAGPASGGLGHANNARPATPSGSSNVPGVEGPTLSKSNSFRSPSNNDAASSAGGGTNSGFNQKIPDVPQKLHLTDDMVSDLPHDFSENGFFGDDLDDSLGYDWKS